The Streptomyces sp. ICC1 DNA window GCCGGGCAGGGTCACGGTCCCGGCGAGCGCGATGTCCAGCACCCGGCCGGCGCCGTCGGCGCCGAAGCCCACGGCCTGGCCGGCGCCGGGGGACGGCGCGTGCAGGAGCCGTCCGGCGCCGATGCCCGGGCCGAGCGGGGCGCCCGTACCCCTGATGTCGAAGAAGTCCCCGTTCACGGCGGCGACCACGCGTCGGCCCGGGCCGGCGGGGTGCCGGGCGGCCGCGTCCGCGACGGTGGCGACGCCCCGGCCGCCGAGGTACTCGGCCCGCGCGCCCCCGGCTCTGCCCGCAGCCGCGAGGTCGACGTCGAGCTCGTCGATGCGCAGCCAGCGGTCGGCTTCGAGCCGGTCGTAGGACTCCAGCCGGACCCCGGGGGCGACCTGCCGGCCGGTCCGGGCGGTCTCGATCCCGGCGCCGGCACCCCCGCCCGAGGCCCGGGCCCCCGGGGCGGCGAGGGGCAGGGCGAGCAAGGCGAGCAGGACGGACAGCAGGACGGACAGGGGCACTGACAGGGGCCGGCACGGGTTCGACACCCAGGCAGGATCATCCAGGCTGCGCATATGACCGCATAAGCACAGCGGAAGTCCGGCATGTATCAGCCATTCGCCCGCCCCGACCCCCGGAAACCCCCGCCGCAGGCCCCGCCCGCCCGGCCGGGGCGGCCGCCGGCCCGGCCACCGCGGCTGGACGAGCTGTGCGCGGCCGCGGAGGGCACCGTGCCGCCGTCGGTCGTCGATCTCTGCATCCGCCAGTCCGAGCACCGCTGACCTGCACCGATGCCCTCGTATTCTGGTCGGGCTTGACCCTCACACTGTGTCAGGCCCTCCACTGGAAGGCGTCATGTTCATCATCGGAGACTTCGCCAAGCACGGCCGGGTATCGGTCCGCATGCTGCGTCACTACGACGCCCTCGGACTGCTGCGCCCGGCCCGTGTCGACCCCGTCAGCGGCTACCGCTACTACGAGGCCGGGCAACTCGCCCGCCTCAACCGTGTCATCGCGCTCAAAGAGCTCGGCTTCAGCCTGGAACAGGTGGGCTCGATACTCGACGAGCTGGTGGGCGCGGAGGAGCTGCGCGGCATGCTGCGGCTGCGGCAGGCGGAACTGGAGTCGGCCATGGCCGCCGCGGCGGCCCGGCTGACCCAGGTCGAGTCGAGGCTCCGGACCATCGAGAACGAGGGAACCATGTCTGCCATCGACATCGTCGTGAAGAGCCTTCCGCCCGTCCGGCTCGCCGAACTGAGCGGGATCGCGGGGAGCTACGAGCCCCAGGACATCGGCCCGGTCATCGGCCCGCTGTTCGACGAGCTGTGCCGCCTCGTCGAGGAGGCCGGTGTGACGCCGACCTCCCCGGGCATCGCCTACTACGAGGACGCCGGCGACGCGGAGCGGCCCGGCGCCGTCCTGGTCCACGCGGGGCTGCCGGTGGCCGCCTCGGTGCGGGACGAGAACCTCGGCGGCAACGTACGGATCGTCGTGCTGCCGGGCGTCGAGCGGGCCGCGACGGTCGTGCACCGGGGTTCGATGGACTCCGTCCTGCCGGCCGCGCAGGCCCTGGCCCAGTGGATCGACGCGAACGGCGAGCGCTCGTCCGGGTACGCGCGCGAGCTGACCCTGGCCTGCCCGGAGGACCGCGACCAGTGGGTCACCGAGCTCCAGGAACCCCTGAGCGTCTGAGCCCGGACACCGCCTAAGCTCCGCTGATGCAGCGCGTACTCGTCGTCGGCATCAGCGGAGCCGGCAAGTCCACCCTGGCCCGGGAGCTCGAACGCCGGCTCGGGCTGCCGTACCACGAGATGGACGCCCTCCATTTCACCGGACCGGGGTGGACCGTCAGCGCGTCGTACGCGGCGGACGCGGCCGCCGTCGCGGAGGGCGAGCGGTGGGTCCTCGACTCCTACGGGCCCGAGGCCGTGCGCGACGTCCTGTGGCGGCGGGCCGACACCGTGGTGTGGCTGGACCACCCGCGCCGCCTCGTCATGTGCCGGGTGCTGCTGCGCTCGCTGCGCCGCAGCCTGCTGCGGGAGCGGCTGTTCGGCGGCAACCGGGAGCGCTGGCGGGAGTGGCTGCGCGCCGACCACCCCGCGTGGTGGGCCTGGTCGCGGTACGCGTCCCGGCGCGCGGAGATCGGCCGGCTGGCCGGTGACGCGCGGTTCGCCCCGCTGCGGGTGGTGCGGCTGCGCTCGCCGAGGGCCGCCGACGCCTGGCTGCGCTCTCAGTGTCCGGCCGGGCGGCGGCCGCGGACGTAGTCGCAGCCGCGCACGGTGCTGCGGCGGGCCGAGCGCAGCCGGCGCATCGTGGCGTGCCCGCGGCGGCGCCACTCGGACCGGGGCAGCCCGGCGCGCTGGCCGCCGCCGGTGATCAGTGCGTTGACGGGTACGTGTGGGTCGGCCGCGAGCCCCTTGGCGACCAGGACCCCGACCACGAGCGGAACCAGGGCCACGGCCAGCGCCGAACCGGCGGTGGTCACGTGCCGCTGAACGCGCGGGCGGTTCGCGGTGCGCGTGGCGGCGGCGGTGGCGGCGGCGGTGGCGGTGGGGGCTTCGGAGGCTCCGAACCCGCCCCTCGACGCAAAGGAAACCACCGTGCCGGAGACCACCTTCAGCCGCGAGGAGATCCAGTCCTTCGCGCAGCTCAGCCCCTTCGAGCTGAAGGACAAGTTCATTCAGCTCGCCACCGCCGCCCAGGCCGACAAGCCGGGCCAGAAGGACACGACCGCGCGCGCCATGCTCAACGCGGGCCGCGGCAACCCGAACTGGATCGCCACCGGACCGCGCGAGGCCTTCTACGCGCTGGGCTACTTCGCCCTGGAGGAGTCCCGGCGGGTGTGGACCGCCGACAACCTCGGCGGGATGCCGGAGAAGAAGGGCATCGGGGACCGGTTCGAATCGTGGACGCGGCGCCACCCGGACCTGCCGGGCGTGGAGATGCTGGCCGCCTGCGTCCAGTACGCGCTCTCGCGCTGGCCGTTCGACAAGGACGCCTTCGTGCACGAGCTCACCGACTCCATCACCGGTGACAACTACCCGGTCCCGGACCGGATGCTGAAGCACGCGGAGCAGATCGTGCGCGGGTACGTGGCGGACGAGATGTTCGACAAGCGGCCGCCCGAGGGCAACAACCTGTCGCTGTTCGCCACCGAGGGCGGCACCGCCGCCATGTGCTACATCTTCGACTCCCTGATGAAGAACGGGATCCTGCGCAAGGGCGACAAGATCGCCCTGATGACACCGGTGTTCACCCCGTACATCGAGATCCCCGAGCTCGACACCTTCGAGTTCGAGGTCGTCAACGTCTCCGCGAGCCTGTTCACCGAGACCGGGGTCCGGCAGTGGCGCTACCCGCAGGAGGAGGTGGCCAAGCTGGCCGACCCCTCGGTGAAGCTCGTCTGCCTGGTCAACCCGAGCAACCCGCCCTCGCTCGCCCTGAGCGAGCGGGTGGCGAACCAGATCAAGGACATCGTCGCCACCAGCAACCCGAACCTGCTGATCGTCACGGACGACGTGTACGGCACCTTCGTGCCCGGCTTCCGCTCCATCGCCGCCGACCTGCCGCGCAACACGCTGCTCGTGTACTCGTACTCCAAGCACTACGGGTGCACGGGCTGGCGGCTCGGCGTCATCGGCCTGCACGACGACAACGTCATCGACGCGATGATCGCGGCGTTCCCCCAGGACCAGAAGGACCGGCTCGCCAAGCGGTACGGCACCCTGACCCTGGAGCCGGAGAAGATCCGCTTCATCGACCGGCTCGTCGCGGACTCCCGGTCGGTGGCCCTCAACCACACGGCCGGCCTCTCGCTGCCGCAGCAGACGATGATGACGCTCTTCTCGCTCTTCGACATGCTGGACGAGGGCCAGGCGTACAAGGAGCGCATCCGGCAGATCGTCCACCGCAGGCTCGACCTCCTGCTGGAGGGCGCCCAGATGAAGATCTCCGACGACGACAAGCGGGCCGGGTACTACATCGAGCTCGACCTGCTGGCCGAGGCGGAGCGGGTGCACGGCAAGGACTTCGCGGACTTCCTGGAGAAGAACTACGAACCGGTCGACCCGCTGTTCCGCCTCGCCGAACAGACCTCGGTGGTCCTCCTCAACGGCGGCGGCTTCGACGGCCCCCAGTGGTCGGTCCGCGTCTCGCTGGCCAACCTCGACGACCTGGACTACCTGAAGATCGGCCACCACCTGCGCCAGATCTTCAACGACTACGCGAGCGAGTGGGAGCGCGCGAAGGCCTCCGGCTGAGCCCGCCCGGCCCGGGCCGGCGGTGCCCGCCGGATCACGGCGGGCACCCCAGGGGGGTGGCTCAGCGGCCGATCACGGGGTAGTGGTCGCTCATGAAGATGCCCCGGTCCTTTGCCTTTGCGGAGACGGTGGGCCGGGGCGTCGTCATGTCCGACCGCGGTGGGAGGTGGAAGGACGACCGTTCGGCCTGCTGGGGGCAGGGCCGGGCGGTGGTCTACTACACGGTACCCGCGGCCCCCGCCGCCCCGGCCAGACCCAGCAACCCGCGTCGCGTCAGCGTCATCGCGCCAAAGTAGGGCTCCGCACCCTTCCGCCAGGACATACCGACTGGTTAGTCTGCCGGGATCCGGCATTCGGCAGCAGGCCACGAAGGGTGGACCCGTGAACGCGTTCCAGGACCAGCGAGTCGTCGTCACCGGCGCGGGCGGCGGCATCGGCGCGGCCCTCGCCCACCGCTTCGCCGCCGAGGGGGCCACGGTCGTGGTCAACGACCTCGACCCCGCCAAGGCCGCCGCCGTCGCCGGCGCGATCGGCGCCCGCGCCATCGCCGTGCCCGGCGACGCCTCGGCCGTCGTCGAGGAGGCCCGCGAGGCCCTCGGCGGCACGGTCGACGTCTACTGCGCCAACGCCGGACTGGCCTCCGGCGGCGACGCCTTCGCGGAGGAGGCCGTCTGGGAGGCCGCCTGGGACACCAACGTCATGGCCCACGTCCGCGCGGCCAGGCTGCTGCTGCCCGACTGGCTGGAGCGCGAGAGCGGCCGCTTCGTCTCCACCGTCTCGGCCGCCGGACTGCTCACCATGATCGGGGCGGCCCCGTACAGTGTCACCAAGCACGGCGCGCTCGCCTTCGCGGAATGGCTCTCGCTCACCTACCGCCACCGCGGGCTCCAGGTCCACGCCATCTGCCCGCAGGGGGTCCGGACCGACATGCTCACCGCCGCCGGATCGGCGGGCGAGCTGGTCCTCGCGCCGACCGCGATCGAGCCCGAAGCGGTCGTGGACGCCACGTTCGACGGCATGGAGAAGGGCCGGTTCTTGATCCTCCCGCACCCCGAGGTCGCGGACTTCTACGCCGCCCGCGCCACCGAACCGGACCGCTGGCTCAGCGGCATGAACCGGCTGCAGCGCACCTGGGAGGCCCGGTGACCGCGTCCCCCGCAAAAGTCCCGGCCGAGGCCCCTTCCGAGGTCCCTTCCCCCTACGGCGCGAAGCCCTGGCTCGCACGGCTCAGCCCCGCGCAGCGGGCGCCCGTCACGCCCCCGCCCAGCGTCCTGCACGCCTTCCGGGCCGCCGTCGGCCGCGCCCCGGAGCGCACCGCGCTCGCCTACTTCGACGGCCGCCTGCGCTACGCCGAGGCCGACGCGCTCTCCGACTCCCTCGCCGGCCACCTCGCGGAGCGGGGCATATCCCGCGGGGACCGGGTCGCGGTCATGCTCCAGAACACCCCGCACTTCGTCCTCGCCGTCCTGGCCGCCTGGAAGGCCGGGGCGGTCGTGGTCCCGCTCAACCCGATGTACAAGTCCGGCGAGGCGGCCCACATCCTGCGCGACTCCGGCGCCGCCGCCCTCGTCTGCGACGCCCGCGCCTGGTCGGCGTACCTGCGCGAAGCCGCGCGGGGGAGCGGCGTACGGACCGTCCTGACCGCGTCCGACCTGGACTTCCAGACCCGAGACGACGTACGGGTCCTCGCGCCGGGCCGCCCGGAGCAGGCGGCCGACGCCGCCGATCTCGCCGCCGTGGCCCGCCGGGGCCGCCCGGCCCCGCCCGACCCGTGCCTGACGGCCGCCGACACCGCCCTCATCAGCTACACCTCCGGCACCAGCGGCGCCCCCAAGGGCGCCATGAACCCGCACGGCGCGCTCACCCACAACGCCGTGCGCCAGGTCACCGGCCACCCGCTCCCCGAGGGCGCCGGCTACTTCGCCCTCGCCCCGCTCTTCCACATCACCGGCATGGTCTGCGAGCTCGCCGCCTGCTTCACCAACGCGGGCACCCTCGTCCTCGCCCACCGCTTCGACGCCGGCGTGGTCCTCGACGCCTTCCTCGAACACCGCCCCGCCTACACCGTGGGCCCCGCGACCGCCTTCATGGCGCTCGCCGCCCACCCCGAACCCACCGCGGACCACTTCGCCTCCTTCCGGGGGACACTGGGAGGGCTTGAATCGCTTCAGTGTCTTCGAGGAGCCCCAGACATGCCCCGCCTTGCCGTGTTCGCCATCGTTCTCTGCGTCCTGGCCGCGGCCGCGGCCGTCGTCGCCTTCGTGCAGGGCAGCCTGCTCGGGATCGTGTGGGTGCTGATGGCCGGCGTCACCTCGAACATGGCCTGGTTCTACGTCCGCAAGGCGAAGGCCGAGAAGGCGCGCAGCGCCGGCTAGCGCTGTGCGCCGCCCGCCCGGCGCAGGTCAGTTCTCGGTGGGGGCCACGCAGAAGCCGTTGGTGTCCTGCCAGAAGCGGTAGAGGTCGCGGCCGCAGTAGGTCTCCAGGTCGCTCACCCCGAGGGCGGAGAGCAGGCCGTCGATGAGGTTGAAGAAGTGCGCGTTGATCTCCGGGATCCACAGCAGCGCGAAGACGGCCAGCAGCCCGAAGGGTGCCAGCGGCGCCACCTCGCGGCGGACCCGGTGGGAGAGCCAGGGCTCGATGATGCCGTAACCGTCGAGGCCCGGGACCGGCAGGAAGTTCAAGATCGCCGCCGAGACCTGGAGCAGGGCCAGGAAGGCGAGCGCGAAGCGGAACGCCATCGGGACCCCGTCCAGGGCGTCCAGCCAGAACGGGGCCGTGCACACGACCGCGAAGGCGACGTTCGTCAGCGGGCCGGCCGCCGAGATCAGGCTGTGCTTCCAGCGGCCCTGGATCCGGTCGCGCTCGATGTACACCGCGCCGCCGGGCAGGCCGAGGCCGCCCATGATCACGAAGATCACCGGCAGGACGATGCTGAGCAGCGCGTGCGTGTACTTGAGGGGGTTCAGTGTCAGGTAGCCCTTGGCCCCGACGCTGAGGTCCCCGCTGTGCAGGGCGGTGCGGGCGTGCGCGTACTCGTGCAGGCAGAGGGAGACGATCCACGCGGCCGTGACGAAGAGGAAGACGGCCAGCCCGGTGCTGGTCGAGTACCCCGTCCACACCGCCCACCCGGTCACCGCCATGACGGCGAAGATGCCGAGGAATACGGAACTGATCTGCCGCTCGCCGCGGTCGTGGCTTCGACTGCCCTGGTGACCCATGCGGTGAACCTATCCCGGGGCAGGCGCCGTAGAGGTCCCGGGGCCGGAGACAATGGACCGGTGCGCTATGCGATTCTCGGCACCACCCAGGCCATCCGCGACGACGGGAGCACCGTCCCCGTCGGCGGGCCGCGCCTGCGCGCGCTCCTGACCGCGCTCGCGCTGCGGCCCGGGCGGGCGGTGCCTGCGGGCTCGCTCATCGCCGAGGTCTGGGACGGCGACCCGCCGGCCGACGGCCCGGCCGCCCTCCAGGCGCTGGTGGGACGGCTGCGGCGGGCGCTCGGGCACGAGGCGGTGAGGTCGGGGGAGGGCGGCTACGTGCTCGCCTGCGCCCGCGACGACATCGACCTGTACCGCTTCGAGCGGCTCACGCGCGCGGCGGCCACGGCCGCCCCGGCCGCCCCGGCGGACGCGGCCGCCCTGTACGACGAGGCCCTCGCCCTGTGGCGCGGCGAGCCGCTGGGCTCCCTGCCCGGGGCGGAGCCGGAGGCCGCCCGCTGGGAGGCGCTGCGGCGCGAGGCCCGCCGGGGCCGGCTGGAGGCCGCGCTGGCGCTGGGAGAGGCGGAACGGGCCCTGCCCGAGCTGACCGCGCTGTGCGCGGGGCTGCCGCTGGACGAGCCGCTGCAGGCCCTGCGGATCCGCGCCCTGCGCGACACGGGCCGCCCGGCGCAGGCACTGGCCGCCTACGACGAGGTCCGCCGCGACCTGGCCGGCCGCCTGGGCACCACCCCGGGCCCCGCCCTCCGCGCACTCCACGCGGACCTGCTGACCCCGGCCGTGGGCCAGGCCCCGGCTGCGGCCCCGGCCCCCGCCGCTCCCGCCGCTCCCGCCGCTCCCGGCCGTGAGCAGCCCGGTCACCGG harbors:
- a CDS encoding bifunctional aspartate transaminase/aspartate 4-decarboxylase, with protein sequence MPETTFSREEIQSFAQLSPFELKDKFIQLATAAQADKPGQKDTTARAMLNAGRGNPNWIATGPREAFYALGYFALEESRRVWTADNLGGMPEKKGIGDRFESWTRRHPDLPGVEMLAACVQYALSRWPFDKDAFVHELTDSITGDNYPVPDRMLKHAEQIVRGYVADEMFDKRPPEGNNLSLFATEGGTAAMCYIFDSLMKNGILRKGDKIALMTPVFTPYIEIPELDTFEFEVVNVSASLFTETGVRQWRYPQEEVAKLADPSVKLVCLVNPSNPPSLALSERVANQIKDIVATSNPNLLIVTDDVYGTFVPGFRSIAADLPRNTLLVYSYSKHYGCTGWRLGVIGLHDDNVIDAMIAAFPQDQKDRLAKRYGTLTLEPEKIRFIDRLVADSRSVALNHTAGLSLPQQTMMTLFSLFDMLDEGQAYKERIRQIVHRRLDLLLEGAQMKISDDDKRAGYYIELDLLAEAERVHGKDFADFLEKNYEPVDPLFRLAEQTSVVLLNGGGFDGPQWSVRVSLANLDDLDYLKIGHHLRQIFNDYASEWERAKASG
- a CDS encoding MerR family transcriptional regulator → MFIIGDFAKHGRVSVRMLRHYDALGLLRPARVDPVSGYRYYEAGQLARLNRVIALKELGFSLEQVGSILDELVGAEELRGMLRLRQAELESAMAAAAARLTQVESRLRTIENEGTMSAIDIVVKSLPPVRLAELSGIAGSYEPQDIGPVIGPLFDELCRLVEEAGVTPTSPGIAYYEDAGDAERPGAVLVHAGLPVAASVRDENLGGNVRIVVLPGVERAATVVHRGSMDSVLPAAQALAQWIDANGERSSGYARELTLACPEDRDQWVTELQEPLSV
- a CDS encoding SDR family oxidoreductase, producing the protein MNAFQDQRVVVTGAGGGIGAALAHRFAAEGATVVVNDLDPAKAAAVAGAIGARAIAVPGDASAVVEEAREALGGTVDVYCANAGLASGGDAFAEEAVWEAAWDTNVMAHVRAARLLLPDWLERESGRFVSTVSAAGLLTMIGAAPYSVTKHGALAFAEWLSLTYRHRGLQVHAICPQGVRTDMLTAAGSAGELVLAPTAIEPEAVVDATFDGMEKGRFLILPHPEVADFYAARATEPDRWLSGMNRLQRTWEAR
- a CDS encoding site-2 protease family protein, yielding MGHQGSRSHDRGERQISSVFLGIFAVMAVTGWAVWTGYSTSTGLAVFLFVTAAWIVSLCLHEYAHARTALHSGDLSVGAKGYLTLNPLKYTHALLSIVLPVIFVIMGGLGLPGGAVYIERDRIQGRWKHSLISAAGPLTNVAFAVVCTAPFWLDALDGVPMAFRFALAFLALLQVSAAILNFLPVPGLDGYGIIEPWLSHRVRREVAPLAPFGLLAVFALLWIPEINAHFFNLIDGLLSALGVSDLETYCGRDLYRFWQDTNGFCVAPTEN
- a CDS encoding adenylate kinase, which encodes MQRVLVVGISGAGKSTLARELERRLGLPYHEMDALHFTGPGWTVSASYAADAAAVAEGERWVLDSYGPEAVRDVLWRRADTVVWLDHPRRLVMCRVLLRSLRRSLLRERLFGGNRERWREWLRADHPAWWAWSRYASRRAEIGRLAGDARFAPLRVVRLRSPRAADAWLRSQCPAGRRPRT